TTTTAAGAACAGAGGCTGAAAGTACAACTGCAAGTGGAATTATTTTAGTAGATTCTGCTAAAGAAAAACCACAAACTGCTGTTGTTAAAGCTATTGGAAAAGAAGTTGAAGATTTAAAAATTGATGATACAATTATTTTTGAACAATTTAGAGGTACTGAATTTACACTTGATGGTGTTGATTATTTAGTATTAGATATTGAAAATATTATGGGAGTGATGTAAAATGGCAAAAGAAGTATTATTTAGTGATGAAGCACGAAACAAATTATTTGCAGGTGTTGAGAAATTAGCAGATGCTGTAAAAGTTACTATGGGTCCACGTGGAAGAAATGTATTATTACAAAAATCTTTTGGAGCTCCTACTATTACTAAAGATGGTGTTTCTGTTGCACGTGAAATTGAACTTGCAGATACACTTGAAAACATGGGTGCACAACTTGTAAAAGAAGTTGCATCAAAAACTGCTGATGAAGCAGGTGATGGTACTACAACTGCTACTATCTTAGCGTACAGTGTATTCAAAGAGGGATTAAGAAATGTAACTGCTGGAGCAAATCCTATTTCTTTAAAAAGAGGAATGGACAAAGCTACTGAAGAAATTTTACGTAATTTAAAAGCTGCTTCTAGAAAAGTTGCTAATAAAAAAGAAATTGAGCAAGTT
This genomic interval from Campylobacteraceae bacterium contains the following:
- the groES gene encoding co-chaperone GroES — its product is MNFRPLGKRVLVLRTEAESTTASGIILVDSAKEKPQTAVVKAIGKEVEDLKIDDTIIFEQFRGTEFTLDGVDYLVLDIENIMGVM